A window of Terriglobia bacterium genomic DNA:
AGCGGCATAAACCACGCTGAAGATCGCCGTGTTTGCGCCGATGCCAAGGGCGAGGGTAAGAACGGCGACGATGGTAAAACCAGGGTTGCGACGAAGCTGGCGGAGGCCGTAGCGAATATCCTGACAGAGTTCCTGCAGCAGGCGCGTGCCCAGGGCTTCGCGGCATTCTTCCTTGTAACGCTGATAGCCGCCGAATTCGACGCGGGCCTGGCGCTCCGCCTCTCGCTCGGAAAGGCCCTGTTGCTCGAGGTCCTCAGCCCGGAGTTCGAGGTGCGAGCGGAGCTCTTCGTCCATTTCGCGCTCGATGCGGGAACGGCGGAATACAAACCCCGTGACGGTTCGAAGCCACGACCACAATCTCATGATCTCCTCCACTTAACGCTACAGGTTAGGAGTTCAGGGGTAGCGCGAACCTCCGATTTTGAGGTCCGCGGTTCTTTCTCTATCCGAAATCCGCAGACCGCAACGCCGGCGGTCTGCGCTACGACCTACCACTACAACTCGCCTGTTTCCGTCTTCAGCGCCGCGCCGATGGCGGCTACCAGCCGGTTCCAGCCCTCGGTTTCCTCGCGCAGCCGTTTACGGCCGGCCGGTGTGAGCTCGTAGTACTTGGCCTTGTGCTTGTTTTCTGAAATCCCCCACTCGGTTTTCAGCAATCCCTGGCGGACCAGCCGGAACAGCGCCGGGTAGAGCGCTCCCTGTTCGATGGACAGAGCTCCCCTGGAAATCT
This region includes:
- a CDS encoding PadR family transcriptional regulator — encoded protein: MDKQAQILPGTLDLLILKAVSLGRLHGYGILLRIGQISRGALSIEQGALYPALFRLVRQGLLKTEWGISENKHKAKYYELTPAGRKRLREETEGWNRLVAAIGAALKTETGEL